A region of the Streptomyces durocortorensis genome:
TCTTCGCCGCTCGCGCTATCCAGCCAACTTCGTGCCGTAAGTCGGAATCATGCGTACCGGTTCGGCAGCGGGACATGATGGCTCTGGTGTTCACGTGGTGAACACCAGTCGCATGAACAACTTCAGTTATGCGGACCCAAGTTGGGCATAACGGTCGTCAATCACGCAGAAGGGAAGGTCTCATGAAGCAGCAGAAGAAGGCTTACGTGAAGCCGTCGATGTTCAAGCAGGGCGACTTCTCGAAGAAGACCGCCGGCTACTTCGTCGGCTCGTACAAGGAGTACTGGACCCGGCGCATCGTCTGATCCGCCGGTCCCCTACCCCCGCACTGTGTGAGAACTTCCGGAAGGTGAAGATGCCCGGCCAGCTGCGTGACTACTTCGTCGTCCTGCCGGACAGCGTGGCGGGAGCGGCGGCGGCCGGGCGGCTTCCCGCACCGGGAGTGACCGGAGCGGCCCCGCCGGTGGGCGACGCCCTGACCGTCGCCCACCCCTCGGGCCGGCCCTGGGTCGTCGCCCGCCCGCTGGTCCGCAAGCTCAGCCACCTCGCCCGGGGCGGGGACGCCCTCGTCCTCATCGGCCCGGACCGCGTCCCCGACGCCGTGCTCGCCGGGCTCCTGGACGGCGCCCGGAGCCGGACAGCCCTGGAGGCCCGCCTCACCCGGCTGCCCGGCCTCTACCACGTGGTCGCCCGGCTCTCCGGGGAGACCTGGGTCCGGGGAACCGCCACCGGACTGCGCCGGATCTACCACGCCCGGCACCCGGACGCCGGAACCATCGCGTCCGACCGCCCCGCCGTCCTGGCCCGCCTGATCGACGCGCCCCTGGACGACGGCGCGCTCGCGCTGCGGCTGCTGGACTTCGTGCCGCACCCCCTGAGCCGGCGCGTCGTGTGGCGGGGCGTCCACGAGACCGGTGCCGGGTACGGCCTGGCCCTGCCCGTCGCAGCACCGGGCACGGCCGCCGTCCCCGGCCCCGCGGAGCACCGCTGGTGGGAGCCGCCGCCGGGCGAACTCTCCCTGGCGGAGGGGGCCCGAAGACTCGGTGACGCGGTCGCCGCCTCCGTACGGGCCCATGTCGGCGGCCTGGACCGGATCAGCTGCGAGCTCTCCGGCGGCATGGACTCCACGGCCCTCACCTTCGTCGCCCGGGAGACCGGCCCGGCGAGCCTGTCCCTGCTGACGGTGGCCGCCCGGGACCGCTACAGCGAGGACGAGACTTGGGCGCGGAGGGCGGTGGAGGCGGCGCGGGGAGCCGAGGCGGCGCAGAAGGGCGTGGCGGGACGGGGAGCCGAGGCGGCGCGGCGAACAGCGGATGCCTCCGCCCTGGACCACCACCTCATCCCCGCCGACGACGCCCCCTACTTCTACGCCGACCTCGCCGCCACCTCCGCCGAGCTCAACGACGAACCGCTCCCCGTCGCCCCCGGCCGGGCCCGCGCGCACCTGCTCCTGAGCCGCGCCCGCGCCACCGGCTCCCGCTACCACCTCACCGGCTACGGCGGCGACGAACTCTTCCTCGGCCTGCCCCACGCCTACCAGGACCTCTTCCACGGCAACCCCCTCACCGCCTGGAACCACCTCAGCGGCCTGCGCCACCAGCTCGGCTGGCCCCTCCTGCCCACGCTGAAGGCCCTGTTGGGCCGCTCCACGTTCCCCCGCTGGATCGCGGGCGCGGTCAGCGACGAAACCCAGCCCGTAGCCAGGACCCCGCTGCTCTCCTGGGGCGTACGGCAGTCCCTGCGCCCGTGGTTCACGGACCACGGATGCGCCCTGATCACGGAGGAGTTCCGGGCCGCCGCCGAGCACGCCGAGCCGATCGACCCGTGGCGCGGGCGGCATGTGGACATCGACGCCGTACGGATGGGGGCCCGGCACTTCCAGGCGATGGAGGACGTCGGCATGACGATCGGGCTGCCGGTCGCCGCGCCCTTCTACGACGACCGGGTCCTGGAGGCGACCCTCGCCGTCCGGCTGCCGGAGCGGATCAGCCCCTGGCGCTACAAGCCGCTCCTCGCCGAGGCGATGCGCGGGGTGGTGCCGGATGCGCTGCTGGCCCGGACGACGAAGGACCACATGTCCTCCGACGAACACCAGGGCCTGAGTGAACACGGGCCGGAACTCGCGGAGTTGTGGGCGGACTCCCGGCTCGCCGCGCATGGCCTGGTCGACTCCCGCCGTCTGCTCCGGCTCGCCGCCGAGCCCTTCTCGCCGGTCCTGGTCGAGCACTCCATCAGCCCGACCGTGGCCGGGGAGACCTGGCTGCGCACGGCGCAGAACGCCTGGCCCGCACTCCGTTCCACCACCCCCTCCAGCGAGGCGACCCTGTGAAGCTCAGAAAAGGCATAGCCGTCACGACGACCGAGTACGGCGGCGTCCTCCTTGACGAGAAGGACGGCAGCTACTGGCAGTTGAACGACACCAGCGTCATCGTCGTCGAGACCCTGGCGGCGGGACACGCCCCCGAGGCCGCCGTCGAACGGATCGTCGCCGAGTTCGATGTCGAGCGCGCCGAGGCGGAGTCGGACGTGGCGGAGCTGACCCGGCAGCTCGTCGACGCGAAGATCCTGCGCCCGTGACCACCGAGATGACCATGCCCCGCCGGGGCGCGGCAGCGGGCGGCCCGCGCCTGCGCGCGGCGATCGCCGCCGCGTTCGTCCTGGCCCGGTTCAAGCCCGGCCGCCTGCGCCGGGTGCTGACCCGGTGCAGCAGGGGCGCGCGCCCGGCCTCGTATGCGGAGACGCTGGAGGTGTACGAGGCGGTCGTCGCCACCAGTCGCCGCTGCGCGGGCCGTTACGGCTGTCTGCCGCGCTCGGTCGCCATCGCCCTGGCGTGCAGGATGTCCGGCTTCTGGCCCGACTGGTGCGCGGGGGTCCGGACGGCACCGCCGTTCTCACCGCATGCTTGGGTGCAGGCGGGGGGCCGTACGGTCGGGGAGCAGGCAGAACCGGCGGATCTGCGTCCCTTGATGGTGGTGACGACGGTACGCGAGGGGGTTCCGGGTGAGCGCGGTGGCGGGGGCGACGGGAGCGACGGGAGCGGGCGGGCTGCCTGAGCGCGCGGCGGAACCTGCGACGAAACGTCCCCCCGAGGAGGCCTCTGGGGCAGAGGAGGCCCCTGGGGTGGAGAGGGACCCTGCGGCCGAGAAGGCCTCCGGCACCGAGAAGGCCTCCGGCACCGAGAAGGCCCCCGGCACCGAGAAGGCCCCCGGCACCGAGAAGGCCCCCGGGGCCGTGCCGGGCCGCTCCCCCCTCCGCCTCCTCCTCGCCCGGGCGCGCCCCCACCGGGGCGTCCTGCTGGGGGCGGGGCTGCTGTCGCTCGCCGGGTCCGGGGCGGGGCTCGCGATGCCGCTGATGGCGAAGCACGCGGTGGACACGTTCGCCGACGGCCGCTCGCCCGCCGGGCCGCTCGTCCTGCTGACCGCACTCGTCCTCGCCGGGGCCTACCTTTCCGCGTACGGGAGCTATCTCATGGCCCGTACGGGGGAGGGCGTCGTGCTCCAGGCGCGCGGCCGACTCGTGGGCCGGATCATGCGGTTGAAGGTCCCGGCGGTGGACCGGCTGACTCCCGGGGACCTCCAGGCGCGGGTCACGAGCGACACGACGCTGCTGAGCACGGTGCTGTCCAGCGGTCTCGTCGAGTCGTTCAACAGCGTTCTGATGCTGCTGGGCACGGTCGCGCTGATGGCGTACATGGACCTGGCGCTGCTCGGCGTGACCCTCGTCGTGATCGTCGCCATCGGGGCCGTAACAGCCTTGCTGATGCCGCGCATCCAGCGGGCGCAGCTCCGCGCGCAGGAGTCCGTGGGCGCGATGGGCGCGGCCCTGGACCGGGTGCTCCAGGCGTTCCGTACGGTCAAGGCGAGCGGGGCGGAGGAGCGGGAGACGGCGGCGGTCGCGGAGGCGGCGCGGCACGCGTACGACCAGGGGGTGTCGGTCGCGAAGTGGTCCTCGGTCTCCGATGTCACGATGACGATGTCGATCCAGCTGGCGTTCCTGGCGGTGCTGGGCGTCGGCGGCGCGCGGGTCGCGTCGGGCTCGCTGGAGATCTCGTCGCTGATCGCGTTCCTGCTCTACCTCTTCTACCTGATGGGCCCGATCGGGGGCCTGGTCGAGGGCTGGACGGGCTTGCAGAGCGGCCTCGCCGCCGTACGGAGGATCGACGAGGTGGAGTCGCTGCCGGGCGAACCGACCACGGGCTCCGGGGGCGTACCGGGGGAGGGCACCCCGCTGGGCGTCACCTTCCAGGACGTGACCTTCGGGTACGGGGACGAGCGCGCCCCGGCCCACAAGGGCGTCACGTTCGACGTGCCGACGGGCGGTCTGGTGGCGCTGGTGGGACCGTCGGGGGCGGGCAAGTCGACGGTGTTCAGCCTGCTGGAGCGGTTCTACGACCACGACGGCGGCACGATCACCGTGGACGGCCGGGACATCCGCGACTGGCCGCTGGCGGAGCTGCGAGCCTCCCTCGCGTACGTGGAACAGGACGCGCCCGTCCTGGCCGGGACGCTGCGGGAGAACCTGCTCTTCGCCGCCCCGGACGCGCGGGAGGAGGCGCTGGCCGAGGCCGTGACCCGTACCCGGCTGGACACCCTGGTCGCCCGGCTGCCCGACGGCCTGGACACGGCCGTGGGCCACCGGGGCGTCACCCTCTCCGGCGGCGAACGCCAGCGCATCGCCATCGCCCGCGCCCTGCTGCGCCGCCCGCGCCTGCTGTTGCTGGACGAGGTCACCTCGCAGCTGGACGCGGTCAACGAGCAGGCGCTGCGCGATGTCATCCTCGAACTGGCCGCACAGAGCACGGTGCTGGTCATCGCCCACCGCCTGTCGACCGTCCGCCACGCGGACCGCATCGTGGTCCTGGAGGAGGGCCGGGTCCGCACGGCGGGCACGCATGAGGAGCTGATCGCCTCGGACGACCTCTACCGCGAGCTGGCGACGACGCAGCTGGCGGCGGAGGTGCGCTGAGGGTCAGCGGGCGTAGTCCTTGAGTTCCTCGGTGTCCAGGGTGATGGAGACGGGGCGGGGGAGGACGGCGGCGTCACCGTAGTCGTAGGAGTGCTGCTGCCGGTAGCGGCCCTTGTCGGGTTCGCTGTGGACGAGGAGGGTCCCGGACTCGCGGTCGATCAGGAGGTAGACCGGGATGCCCGCTGCGGCGTATCCGTGAGGCTTCTCGTTCCGGTCGCGACGGTCGGTGTCGTGGTCGTGGGAGGTCACTTCCACGGTCATCAGGACGCCCTCGGCAGGTGCCCATTCCCCTTGTCCGGCGAAGTGCCGACGAGGGGCGAGGACACCGTCCGGGCGGGCGCGGCCCTGCCGGCACGCCTCCACCATCAGTCCCTGCTCCGGATGCAGGTCGAGGTCGGGGCGATGCTGCATGCACTGACGCAGCAGCCACATGAAGATGGTTCCGTGGTCGCCGTCGGGCACGGGCTTGACCTCTAGCTTTCCGTTGATGAGCTCAAGCGTCACGGTCTCGGGGGCCGTCCGGGCGAGCTGCTCGAACTCCTCGACGGACATCTGGGCGTGCGGTGCGTGATCGGCGGGGCTGGGGGTCATGGCGTCGCCTCCTCCCCTCCATCGTGCCCCGTCGGATCTGCGGTCGAGCTGCACGGTCATCGGTATGTCCTCTCGGACCGGGGGACCAGGCCCGCCCGGACCGCGTTCATCCGCTCCCGCACGCCGGGCGGCTGCACGGCCCCGGGCGGCCCGGCAGGCGGCTTGGGGGACGGCCCCCGGCAGGGCCGGCAGAGGCCGCCGAGCAGTGCTTCGGGCG
Encoded here:
- a CDS encoding keywimysin-related RiPP, with protein sequence MKQQKKAYVKPSMFKQGDFSKKTAGYFVGSYKEYWTRRIV
- a CDS encoding asparagine synthase-related protein yields the protein MPGQLRDYFVVLPDSVAGAAAAGRLPAPGVTGAAPPVGDALTVAHPSGRPWVVARPLVRKLSHLARGGDALVLIGPDRVPDAVLAGLLDGARSRTALEARLTRLPGLYHVVARLSGETWVRGTATGLRRIYHARHPDAGTIASDRPAVLARLIDAPLDDGALALRLLDFVPHPLSRRVVWRGVHETGAGYGLALPVAAPGTAAVPGPAEHRWWEPPPGELSLAEGARRLGDAVAASVRAHVGGLDRISCELSGGMDSTALTFVARETGPASLSLLTVAARDRYSEDETWARRAVEAARGAEAAQKGVAGRGAEAARRTADASALDHHLIPADDAPYFYADLAATSAELNDEPLPVAPGRARAHLLLSRARATGSRYHLTGYGGDELFLGLPHAYQDLFHGNPLTAWNHLSGLRHQLGWPLLPTLKALLGRSTFPRWIAGAVSDETQPVARTPLLSWGVRQSLRPWFTDHGCALITEEFRAAAEHAEPIDPWRGRHVDIDAVRMGARHFQAMEDVGMTIGLPVAAPFYDDRVLEATLAVRLPERISPWRYKPLLAEAMRGVVPDALLARTTKDHMSSDEHQGLSEHGPELAELWADSRLAAHGLVDSRRLLRLAAEPFSPVLVEHSISPTVAGETWLRTAQNAWPALRSTTPSSEATL
- a CDS encoding lasso peptide biosynthesis PqqD family chaperone; protein product: MKLRKGIAVTTTEYGGVLLDEKDGSYWQLNDTSVIVVETLAAGHAPEAAVERIVAEFDVERAEAESDVAELTRQLVDAKILRP
- a CDS encoding lasso peptide biosynthesis B2 protein, with amino-acid sequence MTTEMTMPRRGAAAGGPRLRAAIAAAFVLARFKPGRLRRVLTRCSRGARPASYAETLEVYEAVVATSRRCAGRYGCLPRSVAIALACRMSGFWPDWCAGVRTAPPFSPHAWVQAGGRTVGEQAEPADLRPLMVVTTVREGVPGERGGGGDGSDGSGRAA
- a CDS encoding ABC transporter transmembrane domain-containing protein, which translates into the protein MPGRSPLRLLLARARPHRGVLLGAGLLSLAGSGAGLAMPLMAKHAVDTFADGRSPAGPLVLLTALVLAGAYLSAYGSYLMARTGEGVVLQARGRLVGRIMRLKVPAVDRLTPGDLQARVTSDTTLLSTVLSSGLVESFNSVLMLLGTVALMAYMDLALLGVTLVVIVAIGAVTALLMPRIQRAQLRAQESVGAMGAALDRVLQAFRTVKASGAEERETAAVAEAARHAYDQGVSVAKWSSVSDVTMTMSIQLAFLAVLGVGGARVASGSLEISSLIAFLLYLFYLMGPIGGLVEGWTGLQSGLAAVRRIDEVESLPGEPTTGSGGVPGEGTPLGVTFQDVTFGYGDERAPAHKGVTFDVPTGGLVALVGPSGAGKSTVFSLLERFYDHDGGTITVDGRDIRDWPLAELRASLAYVEQDAPVLAGTLRENLLFAAPDAREEALAEAVTRTRLDTLVARLPDGLDTAVGHRGVTLSGGERQRIAIARALLRRPRLLLLDEVTSQLDAVNEQALRDVILELAAQSTVLVIAHRLSTVRHADRIVVLEEGRVRTAGTHEELIASDDLYRELATTQLAAEVR
- a CDS encoding Uma2 family endonuclease, which codes for MTPSPADHAPHAQMSVEEFEQLARTAPETVTLELINGKLEVKPVPDGDHGTIFMWLLRQCMQHRPDLDLHPEQGLMVEACRQGRARPDGVLAPRRHFAGQGEWAPAEGVLMTVEVTSHDHDTDRRDRNEKPHGYAAAGIPVYLLIDRESGTLLVHSEPDKGRYRQQHSYDYGDAAVLPRPVSITLDTEELKDYAR